The Aedes aegypti strain LVP_AGWG chromosome 3, AaegL5.0 Primary Assembly, whole genome shotgun sequence genome contains a region encoding:
- the LOC5563598 gene encoding uncharacterized protein LOC5563598 — MDLFDQATSTDHSAGSPLISLVNILAVSYLSEYYSVCVVKPKEEFVIIDVEISTMIIIVDERFNQTLLQGIEHGCQAFIVFQQVALWPFLDSFLDVHDDSDQRSSRKKLIVVIDSTSPEIFERFCNHPAVKDLPDVLIVVASTENETMQFYTTEISGDGTRGNVLVRMLPVTPPDYFSNKSKNMKGVPIRFQTLMYPPFTYYAETTPENANARKDPRYYEDDTPIFIDGTEPRLLVEFCQRKNCTIDAYFDEVGLWGGVSENRTGTGILGAVATRRADFAVAANYYWLGPYRFATYSEVISRSGLIVLVPKPNIVAPWRTPFLSFSKSLWMAVAVAFSVGVCAVWLIEKGRSHIVGSSRGHPKSLSDSFLTMIGFYMEQNAFMRNDLMACVFLFSALLFAGFMVGNLYGAGLAGIMTIPQFERAIETRHDLADRGLIFVGNDLAWMFALMPSPQAYIQKIVRHFKVVDDEYMIQHRNIHDVGYIGERTQFGHFGPVDYLDVESSKHFQLLKEDLSYQYCVVILTKTCPFKQSFNDLMITIRQSGIQYFWETLVANRYLSVTIQQNLLGSGPSDNDAVVLGVSHFLGAFLILSIGCSFASIVFCLECVYVKLKKSGIKINWMMGWKNVLSFPLFGSKYIEKNNVVSNGRS, encoded by the exons ATGGATTTATTTGATCAGGCAACATCCACTGACCATAGTGCAGGGTCGCCCTTGATTTCTCTGGTTAATATTTTGGCCGTATCATATCTTTCGGAGTATTACAGCGTTTGTGTTGTCAAACCAAAGGAAGAGTTTGTGATAATCGATGTGGAAATTTCAACGATGATTATAATCGTTGATGAGCGATTTAATCAAACATTGTTGCAAGGAATCGAGCATGGATGTCAGGCGTTCATTGTCTTTCAACAGGTAGCACTGTGGCCATTTTTGGACTCGTTCCTGGACGTTCACGACGACTCCGATCAAAGATCCTCGAGGAAAAAGTTGATTGTTGTGATAGATTCGACAAGCCCGGAGATCTTCGAAAGATTTTGCAATCATCCTGCTGTGAAAG ACCTTCCGGATGTCCTGATTGTTGTAGCATCTACAGAAAATGAAACAATGCAGTTTTACACGactgaaatttctggagatggGACTAGGGGCAATGTATTGGTCCGAATGTTACCCGTTACTCCACCGGattatttttccaataaaagtAAGAATATGAAAGGTGTGCCGATAAGATTTCAAACGTTGATGTACCCACCGTTTACGTATTATGCTGAGACT ACGCCTGAAAATGCAAACGCCAGAAAGGATCCCCGATACTACGAGGATGATACACCcatatttattgatggaaccgAGCCTCGTTTGCTGGTTGAGTTCTGTCAACGAAAGAATTGTACTATTGATGCATATTTTG ATGAAGTCGGTTTATGGGGAGGTGTTTCTGAAAACCGTACTGGGACGGGGATTCTCGGCGCAGTTGCTACACGTCGGGCTGACTTTGCGGTAGCTGCTAACTATTACTG GCTTGGTCCATACCGCTTCGCCACCTACTCCGAGGTCATCAGCCGCTCTGGACTGATTGTGTTGGTCCCGAAACCAAACATAGTGGCCCCTTGGCGTACCCCGTTTCTGTCGTTTTCCAAAAGTCTCTGGATGGCAGTGGCTGTTGCATTTTCGGTCGGCGTTTGTGCAGTATGGTTGATCGAGAAGGGTCGCTCGCACATCGTGGGATCATCCAGGGGACACCCAAAAAGCCTCAGCGATTCTTTTCTCACTATGATCGGGTTCTACATGGAACAGAATGCCTTCATGAGGAACGATCTGATGGCTTGTGTTTTCCTGTTTAGTGCTTTGCTGTTTGCTGGCTTTATGGTAGGAAACCTTTACGGAGCTGGTTTGGCGGGCATCATGACGATTCCACAGTTTGAAAGAGCCATCGAAACGCGACATGATTTGGCTGATAGGGGTCTGATATTTGTTGGAAACGATCTGGCATGGATGTTTGCCCTAATGCCTTCTCCTCAG GCCTACATACAAAAAATCGTGAGACACTTTAAAGTGGTAGACGACGAGTATATGATACAGCACAGGAACATCCATGACGTGGGATACATCGGAGAGAGAACACAGTTTGGACACTTTGGACCCGTAGATTACTTGGACGTGGAGTCGTCCAAGCACTTCCAACTCCTCAAGGAGGATTTGTCCTACCAGTACTGTGTGGTGATCCTTACCAAAACATGCCCTTTCAAGCAGAGCTTCAACGACCTTATGATAACCATTCGCCAATCTGGTATCCAATACTTTTGGGAAACTTTG GTCGCCAACCGTTACCTCAGTGTAACAATTCAACAAAATCTACTGGGCAGTGGTCCCTCGGACAACGATGCGGTGGTTCTTGGCGTGTCGCACTTTTTGGGTGCATTTCTGATTCTAAGTATTGGATGTTCGTTCGCTTCGATAGTTTTCTGCTTGGAGTGTGTGTATGTAAAGCTGAAGAAATCTGGAATCAAAATAAATTGGATGATGGGATGGAAAAACGTGCTATCATTTCCGTTGTTTGGCAGTAAATACATCGAAAAGAATAACGTTGTTAGTAACGGAAGATCATAA